Proteins from a genomic interval of Crassostrea angulata isolate pt1a10 chromosome 7, ASM2561291v2, whole genome shotgun sequence:
- the LOC128157241 gene encoding phosphatidylinositol 3,4,5-trisphosphate 3-phosphatase TPTE2-like → MNNYEKFEENREPEPAPELRVTSEYAGNQDSTGDVQIKVEDNTASDGRLQIYKSEAKDDVDYVEDPGSKEIPKTGIEGLQWIVKSVLEHIAFRLITVVLILLDFIFVIVELADNDCNSNKGKGTLELLSHILISYFMLEVFFRIFYQGKQLLTECRVLEMIDIAVVTVSFVVDVVFLIVAEGMSCATNYSKLLIIGRFVRIIRVGRIIFLMIQQKRHIATASRRIVSQNKRRYQRDGFDLDLCYITERVIAMSFPSTGMMAMYRNSVNEVARFFNTKHKDHYRIYNLCSERDYDESLFNNCVERVFIDDHNVPRLREMIDFCANVEEWMEKDKQNVIAIHCKGGKGRTGTMICTWLVHCGVFEEAKESLDYFGDRRTDLSVGKTFQGVETPSQSRYVGYYERVKKDLGGHLPPETKKRITSVKIEGLEGVGNGDGSDLSMEIRLDGLLIYECKFGDNINCQVTKYTDTHTVVANLQNSPVIFDDVKIRFFSTAKNIPQIYDHCAFFFWFHTYFIADNKLYLQRDEIDNPHKKKAKAVFKEDFAVELKFEDVNE, encoded by the exons ATGAACAATTATGAGAAGTTTGAGGAAAATCGTGAACCAGAACCTGCCCCAGAATTAAGAGTAACATCAGAATATGCTGGGAATCAAGACAGTACTGGTGATGTACAAATCAAAGTGGAGGACAACACAGCAAGTGACGGACGGCTTCAAATTTATAAATCTGAAGCAAAAGATGACGTTGATTATGTGGAGGATCCTGGGTCAAAAGAAATTCCCAAGACTGGAATTGA gGGATTGCAGTGGATTGTAAAAAGTGTGCTTGAACACATTGCCTTCAGACTCATCACTGTTGTCCTGATTCTTTTGGACTTCATTTTTGTTATTGTGGAATTAGCAGACAATGATTGCAACAGTAACAAAGGGAAAGGGACTTTAGAACTTTTATCCCATATTCTGATCAGCTACTTCATGCTAGAAGTATTTTTCAGAATCTTTTACCAAGg aaaacagtTGCTCACAGAATGCCGAGTTTTGGAAATGATTGATATTGCTGTTGTGACTGTTTCCTTTGTGGTAGATGTGGTGTTTCTGATTGTGGCAGAGGGAATGTCATGTGCTACCAATTATTCCAA GTTGCTTATAATAGGTCGTTTTGTGAGAATCATAAGAGTTGGAAGAATAATTTTCCTAATGATACAACAAAAGCGGCATATAGCCACTGCTTCCAGGAGAATTGTTTCCCAAAACAAAAGAAGATATCAGAGAGATGGATTCGATCTTGACCTTTGCTATATAACTG AGCGTGTGATTGCCATGTCTTTCCCATCGACCGGAATGATGGCTATGTATCGAAACAGTGTAAAT GAAGTTGCAAGGTTCTTTAATACAAAACATAAAGATCACTACAGGATATATAACCTATGCA GTGAGCGAGATTACGATGAGTCGCTGTTCAACAATTGCGTAGAGAGAGTGTTTATAGATGACCACAATGTCCCACGACTTAG GGAGATGATAGATTTTTGTGCCAATGTTGAGGAGTGGATGGAAAAAGATAAACAGAACGTTATTGCCATCCACTGTAAGGGAGGCAAGGGTCGGACTGGCACCATGATCTGCACCTGGCTTGTGCACTGTGGGGTGTTTGAAGAAGCAAAG GAAAGTTTGGATTATTTTGGAGATAGAAGAACGGACCTCTCTGTTGGAAAAACCTTTCAGGGTGTTGAAACTCCAAGTCAG AGCAGATATGTTGGATACTACGAGAGAGTGAAGAAAGATTTAGGAGGACATTTACCCCCTGAAACCAAAAAAAGAATTACATCTGTTAAGATTGAAGGACTTGAGG GTGTTGGAAATGGTGATGGAAGTGACTTATCAATGGAAATTCGATTGGATGGATTATTGATCTATGAATGTAAATTTGGAGATAACATCAACTGTCAG GTTACAAAGTACACAGATACACACACTGTAGTGGCCAACCTTCAAAATAGCCCTGTCATTTTTGACGACGTTAAAATCCGATTCTTTTCAACAGCT AAAAACATTCCCCAGATTTATGATCATTGTGCATTCTTCTTCTGGTTTCACACCTATTTTATTGCCGACAACAA
- the LOC128157500 gene encoding mediator of RNA polymerase II transcription subunit 7-like, producing MAENQGVSAFPLPPSKYVNMYTDENVKRGRAPLPPPPIQDTYTMFGAQFNADDAIIRPLESQGFRRLHPQNYDHKRELKKLNHSILVNFLDLIDILIKAPDSTKRTEKLEDLNLLFIHMHHLINEFRPHQARETLRVMMERQKKERAQISKNFETHLNKVKELIQTSLQSLPEDFSFDSKSLVKTELLQASQHHNGYDMETEPCDQLDRMMCDIVDGMG from the exons ATGGCTGAAAACCAAGGTGTAAGTGCTTTTCCCCTTCCTCCCAGCAAGTATGTTAACATGTACACGGATGAAAATGTGAAGCGAGGGAGAGCACCATTACCACCCCCTCCTATTCAG gacACATATACCATGTTTGGAGCTCAGTTCAATGCTGATGATGCTATTATCAGACCTTTAGAATCTCAGGGATTTCGAAGACTGCATCCTCAAAACTACGATCATAAAAGAGAGCTGAAGAAGTTGAATCATTCTATTCTTGTCAACTTCTTAGAtttgatagacattctgatcaAGGCTCCAGACTCCACCAAGCGCACAGAGAAACTGGAGGACCTGAATTTGCTGTTCATTCACATGCACCATTTAATCAACGAGTTCCGGCCTCATCAGGCGCGCGAGACACTCCGTGTCATGATGGAGAGACAGAAAAAAGAGAGAGCACAAATATCTAAGAACTTTGAGACTCATCTAAATAAAGTAAAAGAACTGATTCAGACCAGTCTGCAAAGTTTGCCTGAGGACTTTAGCTTTGATTCCAAGAGTTTAGTCAAAACTGAACTTCTACAAGCATCTCAACATCACAATGGGTATGACATGGAGACTGAACCGTGTGACCAACTAGACAGAATGATGTGTGACATTGTAGATGGAATGGGATGA
- the LOC128157237 gene encoding uncharacterized protein LOC128157237: MDQILEAVKKLSIDDLKIKLTDFGVNVGPILPTTKLIFQKKLAKKLYEQQQPVCDAAEGTQSETDVKELHTEADSTKTSEHACKIEPAEVSQTREDLSVAEVTVYYGVCPPLNVGINSDETEDQTFVFTDKKLALQTVKKFSGARFKCFKTKEDAEKFSNSSPDDIASPWKPTTKNGNGAIATLGTGVSVESSPFKGPKPQELTNLRKAIETGDVVTVESLVWDNPRFLVSSGDTPVILQEGPRYNALHVAARSNQAGICQLLLDTLEDPSFIDKLYGHTNETDSTRSNRINFIVDLYINTPDKAGCEVPLHFACKHGFAEVVAVLISHPKTDKSVRNKYNETPKEIICSRVQNATADLKAEIRELMEGQYFVPLLRSEDNSSQPFIGTPWSPESSRCGVNVPPMSWSPRDPLMAVKACAGPMTPSKADLFHKRWNTPPSNSPKDVKRKFYSTKREDSEKGLERIGRELAHDMGIPWVEYWDFLQTYTDMTSDDGLDLLEEYLQKQSLALCIEEALGKLDLLSNSFHSFKYNQMDMSVNQSKDGIGSINGSWLMSPLTDIEESIHEHEFVDIDKYLHGNIMDQVKCRASNGTVPSTEAMKKSVRLDESFTTPKKNIYEYGRMNQSMEWSMDSSDWSQESFTGILTPMSCLSALFSKLSLLDRSRRQSRLSGSPGCLSISCMGAGYPGRVKSTLRERNKMEASDVHCNGSVVHDTGDKTQDSERTYIREAKFRPDNNNCDDLKNSNTKEQKQNTDGYQSTELFVVDDNLNTVGSRTDEQLDSPIVMDNAGTVQNHITEDRNWREETQTSSTSSCEEEPHVVESCQTDEIVQTKIQRKPDDQVDDLVNQFNDKVILDTSVDSNKDSASVKSDKELQTPRKRLTFSEDTTEDKMESSVEMEETCNTCHLDITLQLDKDRVPSFEFQSMFEMLTERKVLENQKPGPKKRVIYSRDIILDLAGKNLEDVSSVVLNVAIVPPNSTVAEMTIFSNIPFFVIRGSQFKPGNTFPSQLPAMVDVVFNFVKDSVTSALAVANKSRGKIYFISGYQPSKTDLDVYRAVQGKEVGKENYPLVHRWRALVSSRMANPNCCWPSPARSRFQGNLSASFPQVSSPHKAPESPVVFYRSPVPRSTPTRQKMSATWSMPNIKAQLFPRSPLAERK; this comes from the exons ATGGATCAAATTCTTGAAGCAGTTAAAAAACTAAGTATTGACGACCTTAAAATAAAACTGACTGATTTTGGAGTAAATGTAGGTCCAATTTTACCAACTACTAagttaatctttcaaaaaaagcTTGCGAAGAAACTATATGAACAGCAACAACCTGTATGCGATGCTGCAGAGGGAACTCAAAGTGAAACTGATGTCAAAGAATTGCATACTGAAGCAGATTCCACGAAGACAAGTGAACATGCTTGTAAAATTGAACCTGCTGAAGTTTCTCAGACTCGAGAAGACTTATCGGTAGCAGAAGTGACTGTGTATTATGGTGTTTGTCCGCCCCTTAATGTTGGTATCAACTCGGATGAAACAGAAG ATCAAACTTTTGTTTTTACGGACAAAAAACTGGCATTGCAAACTGTGAAGAAATTTTCTGGAGCTAGGTTCAAATGCTTCAAAACAAAGGAAGATGCTGAAAAGTTTTCCAATTCGTCACCAGATGATATTGCTTCCCCATGGAAACCTACAACTAAA aaTGGAAATGGAGCCATTGCTACGCTGGGAACTGGAGTATCAGTGGAGAGCAGTCCTTTTAAGGGTCCCAAACCACAGGAACTCACTAATCTAAGGAAAGCCATTGAGACAGGAGATGTAGTAACTGTGGAATCGTTAGTGTGGGATAATCCAAGATTTCTGGTTAGCAGTGGAGATACACCCGTTATATTACAG GAGGGTCCCAGATACAATGCCTTACACGTTGCAGCTCGCAGCAACCAAGCCGGAATTTGTCAGCTTCTGTTAGATACCCTGGAAGATCCCAGTTTTATTGACAAGTTGTATGGTCACACAAATGAAACAGATAGCACCAGAAGcaatagaattaattttatcgTAGACCTCTACATCAACACACCAGACAAAGCG GGTTGTGAAGTCCCTTTACATTTTGCTTGTAAACATGGTTTTGCGGAAGTTGTGGCTGTGCTGATATCTCATCCCAAAACTGACAAGTCTGTGAGGAATAAGTACAATGAAACTCCTAAGGAG attatctGCAGTAGAGTACAAAATGCAACTGCTGATCTTAAAGCTGAAATAAGAGAACTTATGGAAG GCCAGTACTTTGTTCCATTACTGAGATCTGAGGACAACTCCTCCCAGCCATTCATTGGCACCCCCTGGTCCCCGGAGAGTTCCCGGTGTGGGGTCAATGTACCACCCATGTCCTGGAGTCCCAGAGATCCACTGATGGCCGTCAAAGCATGTGCCGGACCCATGACTCCATCTAAA GCGGATTTGTTTCACAAGAGGTGGAATACTCCCCCATCTAACAGTCCAAAAGATGTCAAGCGCAAGTTTTATTCCACCAAAAGAGAAGACAGTGAAAAAGGCCTAGAAAGGATAGGAAG GGAACTGGCCCATGACATGGGAATTCCGTGGGTGGAGTACTGGGATTTTCTACAGACCTACACAGACATGACTTCAGATGATGGTCTTGACCTTCTAGAGGAATACCTTCAGAAGCAGAGCTTGGCCCTCTGTATAGAGGAAGCTTTGGGGAAGTTAGATTTACTCTCCAACAGTTTTCATTCATTCAAATACAACCAGATGGACATGTCAGTCAATCAGAGTAAAGATGGCATTGGAAGCATCAATGGGTCTTGGCTAATGTCTCCTTTAACTGACATTGAGGAATCCATCCATGAACATGAATTTGTGGACATTGATAAATACCTGCATGGCAATATTATGGATCAGGTGAAGTGCCGCGCCTCTAATGGCACAGTGCCAAGCACAGAAGCCATGAAAAAATCAGTCCGACTGGATGAATCTTTTACTACACCAAAGAAGAACATCTATGAATATGGGAGAATGAATCAGTCCATGGAGTGGTCCATGGACAGCAGTGACTGGTCACAAGAGAGCTTTACAGGTATCCTGACTCCCATGTCTTGTCTGTCTGCTCTGTTCTCCAAGCTTTCCCTCCTTGACAGGTCACGAAGACAAAGTAGGCTGTCTGGATCACCTGGATGTTTGAGTATTTCCTGCATGGGGGCTGGTTATCCTGGACGTGTTAAGTCTACATTGCGTGAGCGTAATAAAATGGAGGCATCGGATGTTCATTGTAATGGCAGTGTTGTGCATGACACTGGGGATAAAACTCAAGACAGTGAGCGTACTTACATCAGGGAAGCTAAATTTCGGCCTGATAATAATAATTGTGATGATCTGAAGAACAGCAACACTAAAGAACAGAAACAAAACACGGATGGTTATCAGTCTACTGAACTTTTTGTAGTAGATGACAACCTGAATACTGTAGGTAGTAGGACTGATGAGCAGCTTGATAGTCCAATAGTGATGGACAATGCAGGCACTGTACAAAATCATATCACCGAAGATAGGAATTGGAGGGAGGAAACTCAGACTTCAAGCACCTCTTCTTGTGAGGAGGAACCTCATGTAGTTGAAAGTTGTCAGACGGATGAAATTGTTCAAACAAAAATTCAGAGGAAGCCAGATGACCAGGTAGATGACCTTGTGAATCAATTCAATGATAAAGTCATCCTCGACACATCTGTAGACTCAAACAAAGACAGTGCAAGTGTAAAGTCAGATAAAGAACTTCAAACTCCGAGGAAGAGGTTGACATTTTCTGAGGACACCACTGAGGATAAAATGGAGAGCTCCGTGGAGATGGAGgaaacatgtaatacatgtcACCTTGACATCACCCTCCAGTTAGATAAAGACAGGGTTCCAAGTTTTGAGTTCCAATCCATGTTTGAAATGCTGACTGAGAGAAAAGTTTTAGAAAATCAAAAGCCTGGTCCAAAGAAGCGTGTGATATATAGTCGAGACATTATTTTAGACCTTGCTGGAAAGAACCTCGAAGATGTCTCAAGTGTGGTACTTAATGTAGCCATTGTCCCTCCTAATTCAACAGTAGCAGAAATGACGATCTTCTCTAACATTCCCTTCTTCGTGATACGTGGCAGTCAGTTCAAACCTGGCAACACTTTTCCTAGTCAACTTCCCGCCATGGTGGATGTCGTTTTCAATTTTGTGAAAGATTCAGTGACATCAGCTTTGGCTGTTGCAAATAAATCAAGaggaaaaatttattttatcagcGG gTACCAGCCAAGCAAAACAGACCTAGATGTGTACAGAGCAGTTCAAGGGAAGGAAGTGGGGAAGGAAAACTATCCACTTGTTCATAGGTGGAGAGCATTGGTATCCTCAAGAATGGCCAATCCCAATTGCTG ttggCCAAGCCCTGCACGTTCCCGATTTCAGGGCAATTTGTCCGCCAGTTTTCCTCAAGTTTCCTCCCCTCACAAGGCCCCCGAGAGTCCTGTGGTATTTTACAGGAGTCCAGTCCCACGAAGCACTCCAACAAGACAGAAAATGTCTGCTACTTGGTCCATGCCAAACATTAAGGCACAGTTATTCCCACGGTCTCCATTAGCAGAACGGAAATGA